The following are from one region of the Corylus avellana chromosome ca1, CavTom2PMs-1.0 genome:
- the LOC132174013 gene encoding uncharacterized protein LOC132174013, giving the protein MARENMGLPALIVAVVLLLHQSCSTSAKPDHHCPASSCGSIRNISYPFRLTSDPKKCGDQRYALSCENNQTVLYLYHGRYYVRQIDYSNHTIRVVDPGVVKDNHPFILPRYLLDSNNFSSSDSYYYPTSSTKVVFINCEKPVNSSYHFNISACVKDDEDDRMYSGSKRYRYAVFTESAVDLGDLCQVDQISLPSSSYLYGDQDLRNISCTELVWDFELYWVEYRDGRLAKIYSSKISISTTKGYRYKSKV; this is encoded by the exons ATGGCAAGAGAAAATATGGGACTCCCGGCCCTTATTGTTGCTGTTGTCCTCCTGCTTCATCAAAGTTGCAGTACTAGTGCTAAGCCTGATCATCACTGTCCTGCTTCTTCCTGCGGCAGTATCCGTAACATAAGCTATCCGTTTCGATTAACCAGCGATCCAAAAAAGTGTGGCGATCAAAGGTATGCTCTCTCATGCGAGAACAACCAAACAGTGTTGTACTTATACCATGGAAGATACTACGTACGACAGATCGATTACTCCAACCACACAATCCGAGTTGTGGACCCAGGTGTTGTAAAGGATAATCATCCATTCATCCTCCCTCGTTATCTTCTAGACTCCAATAATTTCAGTTCAAGTGATTCATATTACTATCCTACCTCAAGTACGAAAGTGGTGTTCATCAACTGTGAAAAGCCAGTGAATTCTTCGTATCATTTTAACATTTCTGCTTGCGTTAAGGATGATGAGGATGATAGAATGTATTCTGGATCCAAGAGGTATAGATATGCTGTATTCACGGAGAGTGCAGTGGATTTGGGGGACTTGTGCCAAGTAGACCAAATATCTCTCCCATCATCGTCGTACTTGTATGGTGATCAAGACTTAAGAAATATTTCCTGTACAGAATTAGTATGGGATTTTGAGCTTTACTGGGTTGAATATC GTGATGGCAGACTGGCGAAGATATACTCAAGTAAGATTTCTATCTCAACGACTAAAGGATATAGATACAAAAGTAAGGTTTaa
- the LOC132189188 gene encoding rust resistance kinase Lr10-like, with translation MVISYLLLFLAFNIVDVGEGQNVCANESRCGGHGPAIRFPFQLNTQPNDSGYPGFTLSCIDRKHTVLELPISVKLFVKHIDYKSQVIQLYDPDNCFPSQLRWLNLSSSPFRFKVEDPHNYGQQDPDYGLYEYALFNCSSRSKDMDYQYDLISCLSDHTYQVYPATDITASLVSCTKMYNLVSIPDGIILHHDKYVQFEWFTPDYRYCEMIKGKRCVRSNSNGSETPQCISISTHTHGTLSKSAIVGVILGSFLLPCVFGLYCFYSYDKVEKEHQAKVEKFLEDYINLRPTRYSYADIKRITNQFNEKLGEGAYGTVFKGKLSNEIYVAVKILNSSMGNGEEFINEVGTMGTIHHVNVVRLVGFCADGFRRALVCEFLPNDSLEKFISSTVTKNRILNWDKLQDIAIGVAKGIEYLHQGCNQRILHFDIKPGNVLLDQDFNPKISDFGLAKLCSKDQSAVSMTTARGTIGYIAPEVFSRNFGNVSSKADVYSFGMLLLEIVGGRKNVDVTVENTSKVYFPEWIYNLLEQKEDIRIYVEDDGDSKIAKKLAIVGIWCIQWHPVDRPCMKNVVQMLEGEEDKLTMPPNPFASAGSIKTNANIPTKRLNLELEVIPELE, from the exons ATGGTAATCTCATACTTGCTCTTGTTTCTGGCTTTCAACATAGTCGACGTTGGAGAAGGCCAAAATGTGTGCGCTAATGAATCACGGTGTGGAGGCCATGGCCCAGCCATCCGATTTCCTTTCCAACTTAACACCCAGCCAAATGACTCTGGGTATCCTGGGTTTACTCTCTCCTGCATTGATAGAAAACATACGGTTCTCGAGCTGCCCATTTCAGTGAAGCTTTTTGTCAAACATATTGACTACAAATCTCAGGTAATTCAATTGTATGATCCAGATAATTGCTTTCCAAGCCAGCTTCGGTGGCTCAATTTGTCTTCCTCTCCTTTCCGATTCAAAGTAGAAGACCCTCATAATTATGGCCAACAAGACCCTGATTATggcctttatgaatatgccttaTTCAATTGTTCCTCGAGATCAAAAGATATGGATTACCAATATGATCTGATCTCTTGTCTTAGCGACCATACCTACCAAGTTTACCCTGCGACTGACATCACGGCGTCCCTCGTATCTTGTACAAAGATGTATAATCTTGTATCAATTCCAGATGGTATAATACTCCATCATGATAAATATGTCCAATTCGAGTGGTTCACTCCAGATTACAGATACTGTGAAATGATCAAAGGCAAGAGATGTGTGAGGAGTAATAGTAATGGATCAGAAACTCCTCAGTGCATTTCTATTTCTACACATACTCATG GTACATTATCAAAGTCAGCCATTGTTG GTGTCATCTTAGGGTCATTTCTACTGCCATGTGTCTTTGGTCTCTACTGTTTTTATTCTTATgataaagtagaaaaagaacatCAAGCGAAGGTTGAAAAGTTTTTGGAGGATTACATAAATTTGAGACCTACAAGATACTCATACGCCGATATTAAAAGGATTACAAATCAATTTAATGAGAAGTTAGGCGAAGGAGCATATGGAACAGTATTCAAAGGAAAGCTTTCCAATGAAATTTATGTTGCAGTGAAGATCCTTAACTCTTCTATGGGAAATGGGGAAGAATTCATAAATGAAGTAGGAACAATGGGTACCATCCATCATGTTAACGTGGTTCGCTTGGTTGGGTTTTGCGCTGATGGATTTAGACGTGCTCTAGTTTGTGAGTTCTTACCAAATGATTCTCTAGAGAAGTTCATATCTTCAACAGTCACCAAGAACCGTATCCTTAATTGGGATAAGTTGCAAGATATTGCTATTGGCGTAGCAAAAGGAATTGAATATCTTCACCAAGGGTGCAACCAACGAATCCTCCATTTTGATATCAAACCTGGTAATGTTTTGCTAGACCAAGActtcaatccaaaaatttctgattttggtctTGCCAAGTTGTGTTCGAAGGATCAAAGTGCAGTTTCCATGACCACAGCTAGAGGGACTATAGGCTACATTGCACCTGAAGtgttctctagaaattttggaAATGTGTCTTCAAAAgcagatgtttatagctttggaatGTTGTTACTTGAAATAGTTGGAGGGAGGAAAAATGTTGATGTTACAGTTGAGAACACTAGCAAAGTTTACTTTCCAGAATGGATCTACAATCTCTTAGAACAAAAGGAAGACATACGAATCTATGTTGAAGATGATGGAGATtctaaaattgcaaagaaacttgCAATCGTAGGAATCTGGTGCATCCAATGGCACCCAGTGGATCGTCCTTGCATGAAAAATGTGGTTCAAAtgttggaaggagaagaagataaattaaCTATGCCTCCTAATCCATTTGCCTCTGCAGGCTCCATAAAAACTAATGCAAATATTCCTACGAAACGTCTAAATCTTGAGTTGGAGGTCATTCCAGAATTAGAATAA